The following coding sequences are from one candidate division TA06 bacterium window:
- a CDS encoding D-tyrosyl-tRNA(Tyr) deacylase: MRLVIQRVSSASVSVAGAVIGQVGQGLCLLCGFTHGDTGQIAEQMAAKCLNLRIFEDKEGRMNLSLLDVKGAALAVSQFTLYADCKKGRRPSFTDSADPGKAEKLYQRFIEVLKSSGAEVQTGSFGAKMLVDIQNDGPVTIVLDSKDFKC; the protein is encoded by the coding sequence ATGCGTCTAGTGATCCAACGTGTGTCTTCGGCCAGCGTGTCGGTCGCTGGCGCCGTGATCGGCCAGGTCGGTCAGGGACTGTGCCTGCTCTGCGGTTTCACCCACGGCGATACCGGGCAAATAGCGGAGCAGATGGCCGCCAAGTGCCTTAACCTTCGCATTTTCGAGGACAAAGAGGGCAGGATGAACCTGTCCCTTCTGGATGTCAAGGGCGCAGCGCTGGCCGTCTCCCAGTTCACCCTGTACGCCGACTGCAAAAAGGGGAGAAGGCCGTCGTTCACCGATTCGGCCGATCCGGGAAAAGCCGAAAAGCTTTATCAGAGATTTATCGAGGTCCTCAAAAGTTCCGGGGCCGAGGTCCAGACCGGCAGTTTCGGGGCCAAGATGCTGGTCGATATTCAGAAT